The sequence GGGGATTGCCACCCTCGGTCACTTGCTCACCCGTCATATCCCTGCCACCCGCACAAACCGTCGTCGTCGAAAGCGTATCGCCACTTGCAATGGTAAGAACCGGATCGTGGGATCCAATAGTCGTGTGATAATGCGTGGGGCTAAAATTGTGATGTGCCATAAGTACTCCTATGTCTTCATGCAATCATCCGTATCTTCTCCTGCGCCGCCCATACACTCTCCCATGACTTACCTCGATCCGCGCTGGTATAAAGCGTCTTACCAACAGCCGCCCATGCACACCCATCCTTTGAAAACGCGATATGAAACGTATCAATATTGTGCGGAACCGTACCAGGAAAACCCTCAGTCACATGCTCCCATGTATCACCCGCATCATCCGATCTATAAAGCTGCCCTGAAGCCTCTCCGTGTGGACCCTTGCTCACAGTAGCCAGCACACAATCCGGATCATCGGGATGCACGGCAATAGCGCGACCATAATAATAGGGAAAACCCTCAGACCGGTGGGACCACGACCTCCCGCGGTCATCGCTCACAAACACCGCACGCGCCGTATTTGCATACACGCGGTCATCGTCACGGGGCGAAGTAGCCACCTGGTGAACATCATCGTGCAAATCCGGCGTCACGGGTTCCCACGTCTCACCGCAATCTGCCGAACGCATAATACTACCCACGTGAATATCGGCATAAACCCAGCCATCCGTTGTCCTGGCAAAACTGCGCACATCGGGTGGACCACCCCAGGGCGTGTACCACTTCTCACGCACCGGCAACTGGTCAAAAGACTCAACCCGATGCGTCTTCCCATCGTCATAACAATAAATACGAGATTCACCCGTACCGATAAGCAAACGCAAAGGCTCTTCGTCAACAATAATCAAACACTCGATATCCTCTTCAATACCCGTAGCAACCGTCTGGGACCCCGTTTCGGTACACACAAACAAATCGCCACTCTTGAGCGCAACAACGCGATAAACCTCGCCTTTGGCAAGCGCGGCAACATCGCCCTCTACAATCTGCACAGGAGCGTCCTGCTCCTCAGAGCAAGCATGTACTGTTCGCGACGTAGCAATCAACATAACGCACCTCCATGTTCTAAGTTTAAAAGCAATTTAACGGATCGCCTCACCCCTGTAAACCCCAAAATCCATAGCCTAACAATTCTAAAAACTTGACAAACTCAGAAATGTCGGATTATTTGTATTGTCTTCCATTCTACATAAAGGAGACCGATATGAAATATTGGAAACCCTCCGCTGAACAAAAACACCAATGGAAAGAAAAGGGATTCTTTATCGAGCGCAACGTCGTCCCAGAAAGCATCGCTTTTGACATGCGCGGCGTCATAAAAAACGAACTGCTCAAACCCGAGCCAAGTGGCAACCCCAATCCAGACCCCATGGACCCCATGGGCGACACCCCCGAAGCGCGCGCCCTGAGATTTCGGAAACTCGGCAATTTCTGCGTCGAATCCCCCCTCATCTGGCACACATTTCACACCGGACGAGAAATGCTCGCCATGGCCCGATATTTTTTGGGCAACGACATCATCGTCAAATTCAACAGCGTATTTGTAAAACCCGCCAAAACGGGCAGCGCAACACCCTGGCACCAGGACAACGGCCTCTGGCGCGACGGAGAAACCGAACCCTTTAATGCGTGGATGGCGCTCGACCCGGCAACGCGTGAAAATGGGTGTATGCAATTTGTCCCGGGCAGTCACAAAGGTGAGATCATACAACACGTCATGTATGAAGACAGCATTCACGGCGAACTGCCTCGCGACCTCGTAAAAACGCGCATAGAACAACGCGGCACAGAACACATCGAACTCAACCCGGGCGACGTGGTCTGCTGGCACAGCAGCCTGTGGCATTACAGCCCGCCAAACCCCAGTCCAAACAGCCGCATAGCCATAGCGGGCGTGTGGACAAACCCCAAAATCAACGCCGGGCGCATGCGTCCGCTACACCGCTGGGGCATGAAAAACGGCGAAATATGCACCGCATTTCCCCCCGAATTCGTCCAGAACGAAAACGGCAAACCCCACCACCCAGGGAACTTTCCCAAAGCCTCACAATAAAACCATGAACAAACAGGGAACCATAGAACGTTCCATAGGTCTGGCAGGTGCGACAGGCGTGGGCATCGGCGCCATCGTCGGAGGCGGCATACTGGCACTTGCGGGCGTGGCCTATGCGACCACAGGACCGGCGACACTGCTCGTCTTCGCCGCCAATGGTGTGATAGCCGTACTGACCGCATTGAGCTTTGCCGAGATGTCAACCGCATTTCCCCAGTCCGGCGGCACCTATACATTTGCCAAAAACGTATTATCCGTACGCGCGGCTTTCGCCTTTGGATGGGTGGGCTGGTTTGCATCCATCGTCGCCGGCGTACTCTACGCAATGGGCTTTGCATCCTATGCTGCCATAGCACTACAAGAATGTGTGCGTCTGCTCTTTGGCGTCGCACCAGAATGGCTTCTTGGACAGGCGATGGTCGCAACACTGGCCATCTGCGCAACAGCCTATTATGCCTTCGGCCTCATTCGCACGAGCGGAGGCGGGGACAACTGGATCAACTTTGCAAAAATGGCCGTCTTCGCCGTACTCATCGGCGGCGGTCTATGGGCACTCACAGGCAAAAGTCTGACGACCATACACACCAGCCTGACCCCATTTCTCACCCATGGTACAGCGGGCTTTTTCAAAGCCATGGGATATACCTTTATCGCCCTCCAGGGTTTTGACCTCATCGCCGCCGTCGCCGGCGAAGTGCGTACCCCCGAACGCACATTGCCGCGCGCCATGCTCTTGTCTCTCGCAGCGGCTCTGGGCGTCTATCTGCCCCTGCTCTTTGTTATCGCGACTGTGGGTGTCCCACCTGGACAGACCATAGGTGGCCTGAGCGCCAACCATCCCGAAGTGGTAGTGGCTCTCGCGGCGCGACATTTCCTGGGAGCAACGGGTTTCTGGCTCGTGCTAATCGCCGCCATCTTGTCCATGCTATCGGCACTACAGGCCAATTTGCTCGCGGCTTCCCGCGTAGCCCTCACCATGGCGCAAGACCGCACCCTTCCCGCACCCATTGGCGAAGTACACATCCGCCATAAAACGCCCATAACCGCAATCTGTGTCAGTGCCCTGACAATGGCAACCCTGCTGATGGTCGTACCAGATGTAGCGGCTGCTGGCGCTGCGGCCAGTTTGATCTTTCTCATCTCCTTTGCCATGACGCACTGGACCAGCATCCTGGCCCGAACGCGACGGCGAACACCCGCACCATTCCAAACGCCATTATTTCCCCTCATTCCCGTCACAGGCGGCCTGTGCTGCGCCGGATTGGCACTCTTTCAAGCCATATCCGTACCAACCGCCGGCTTGATCTCGGCGGTATGGCTCGGTCTGGGCGGATTATTGTACTGGGCATTACTGGCGCGACGCGCCCGCGTCGTAGATGCCTCTGCCGAAGCACTCGACCCGCAACTGCTCCAAATGCGCGGTCGCAGCCCCCTGGTCCTCGTACCCGTGGCCAATCCTCAAAATGCTTCTGCCATGGTCGCGGTTGCCCACGCGCTCGCACCACCGGGCGTAGGACGCGTATTATTATTATCCGTAGTGGCTACCCCAGAAGAGGAATGGCGCGAGGAAGAACCACCTCATACCTTGCGCGACACACAAACAGTAATCAGAGAAGCCGTAACAGCCTCGTTTGCCGCTGGAATGGCACCCGAAGCACTGATGACCATCGCCCCACAACCCTGGCCCGAAATTGTGCGGGTCTCCCGCGTGCATCGCTGCGAGAGTTTATTATTGGGTTTGAGCGACGTCAACAGTGCCCACCTGGAAGAACTCATCAGTTCTGTATCATGCGATGTCGTGGTATTACACGCACCACCGGGCTGGCACTTAAAGAACGTACATCGCGTACTGGTGCCCACGCGAAGTCTCGGTGCCCACGACAAATTTCGCGCCCGCTTGCTGGGCAGTCTGTGCCGCACGGGCAAACGCGAAGTCACATTTTTGCAGATATTACCCGAACACATGAGCGATTTTCAGTGTGACCGCGCGCAGCGCAGACTGACGCAATTTGCAAATGAAGAAGTCCCCACCAGAGCCGATGCCCTGGTAGTGCGCCACAACAAGCCCCTCGAAGCAATTACGGATATGGCAAATAACTACGACCTAACGGTTTTGGGACTGGAGCGCATTGACAAAAACCGCAGACAATTTGGACAACTCGCACCGGCTCTCGCACAAAATATCACCTGCGCCACCATCATGATCAGCAGGCGAGGGTGATCCGCAGATGGCGCGGATGAACGCAGATGAAAAAGAGGGACTTGAAGTGCGAACTATCGTAGGGGCAACCCTTGTGGTTGCCCTGTAAAAAGGAGAACACCATGGACGCGAAAAAATGGTTGCAACACTGCGCGACAGAAGCGCAAATCAGGCAATTTAATGACGAGGGATATTTGATCGTCGAAGACGCCCTATCACCCGACCTGCTCGCGCGATTGAATGACGCCGTCGATCGAGTAGAAGCGCGGGAACGTGAGGCAAAAGGACTGAAACCAGATGCATTATTGAAAAAATTCCGAACCGTAGTGGAAGACGATGTCTTTCTGGAATTACTCGATAATCCCAAAACATTCCCGCTATTATGGGATATTTTGGGATGGAATATCCAGCTCTATATCTCCCATCTAATCGTATATCCACCCGAGCAAAAGAAAGACAAGATACACCAGGGCGGCTGGCATCAAGACGGCGGGCGCCCTGTACCCGAGATGGAACGCCCCCACCCGCGCTTATCGCTAAAAATCAGTTACTGGCTAAGCGATGTTGACACCCCAGAACACGGCGCAATGCAAATTGTACCGCGCAGCCACAAACTGGACACAAAACCCGAAGGCTCCGATGCTGGCGATGGCGTGTTACCCGTATGTGTCAAAGCGGGAACAGCCGTCCTCTTTGACCGCAGAATGTGGCATCGGCGGGGGATTAACACATCCGACATCACGCGCCGCGTGCTATTCTTTGGCTATAGCTATCGCTGGCTGCGGGGGCTGGATTACAACCTCATGCCCGAAAATATACTCAGCAAATGCGACCCCATCCGCCGCCAGCTACTCGGCGATGGCATAGACGTCAAAGGATGGTGGCAACCCACAGAAGCCGACGTCCCCCTCAAAAGTTGGCTGCGCGAACACAAAGGTGAAGAATATCTCGAAGCACTGGGATAGCGATTAACCAGAATACAAAAAATCCCAACGAATTCTCATCCGCGCTCATCAAAAGACCACAATTTGAGAATCGTCTTGCACAAAATCCATTCGAGATCGTCATCATTAAAGAACATGTGGTCGCGTATCAAATCCAGAGACCCTTTATACCCACAACTCCTGAACACATGGGGAAAATCCGTACCCCACATCAAACGCTCGGGACCGTACACATCGTAAATGCGCTTGATCATATCGTGCGTATCGCGGTGCGGATAGGGCATATTGGATCGCTGTCCCACATTGGAAATCTTGACATGAACATTGGGATATTGTCCCCAATTGAGCAAATTGGTCAGCAGTGGTTTGGGATCCGGCTCATCCACGGGAATACCGGCAATATGATCAACCACAACATTGACCTCGGGAAACCGGGCAATAATGGGTTCAACGGGCGCATGATCCTCAGCCCCGCCAAACAGATTGAAACACAGGCCCAGATCTCGGGCACGCGCCCACAATGGATCCTTGTCATGTGCCGCCAGGCCTGCGGGATCTCCATAACGCGACAAATGAATACGCATCCCGCCAAACCCCTCTTCTCTATGCAAACGCTCTAACTCATCCGCAGCATCGGGTGACGTGGGATCCACAAGCGCCTGCGCCGCCAGCTTATCCGGATACCGCTTGAGACAATCGGCCACATACCGATTATCAAAAAGATAGTGAATCGGCTGAACAATAACCGCTTTATCCACCCCTGCGTCCGCCATCGTCTCAAACAAAAGCTCGACCGAACCCGCCTCATGTGGTTGGCTGGGACCATAGGGATAGGTTTCTTCGTCATCGCTCCACACGTGGAGATGGGGATCAATAATCATGATAAACCTCCTAAAAGCCACTCGGCGTATGTTGCAAAATTTTTTCAATACGTTCCAACTCATCATCCGAAAACGCGACATCTGCTGCGCCGACGTGTTCTTTGACCTGATCGGAATTTTTCGCACCAACGAGCACACATGTGACTTCCTCGCGGCGAAGAAGCCAGGCAATGGCGAGTTGCACCATAGTCATGTTCTTGTCTGCGGCAACAGACTGTAACTCATCTGCCACGGCGAGATAACGGGCAAATAAATCGCCTTGAAAACGAGGCGAACCGGCGCGCTCGTCGCCTTCGGAAAAGACGTGACCGGGCGCATATTTGCCCGTAAGCAAACCTTTCCCCAGGGGACTGTGCGCGAGAATACCAATACCCGTTTGTCTGCAAAAATCCAGATCCTCGGCTTCAATACTTCGGTCAAACATATTGTAGCGCGGTTGATTCGAATGAAATGGGGCAATATCGTACGCCTGTTGCATCTGTGCGGCGTTGAAATTGGAAACCCCGATAAAGCGCGTCTTGCCCTGTTCTTGCAGCCGGGCCATAGTTTCCATACTCTCTTCAATGGGATATTGCGGATTCCAACTGTGGATTTGATATAAATCTACGTAATCGACATCGAGATTTCGCAGGCTATTTTCAATGGCACTTTCAATATCCCCGCGAGAATACTGACGACTGACTTTTGTAGCGAGAAAGCACCGCTCGCGATAGCCATCTTTGAGCGCTCTGCCCAGTGTGGCCTCGCTGGTGCGATATGCCTGTGCAGTGTCGAGCAGAGTAATACCGCTGTCAATAGCAGTACGCACAGTATCAATACTATCCCTATCGTCCATATTGCCCATACCGCCGCCAATGGGCCAGGCACCCAGGCCAATAATCGGGATGTCGGCACCGTCTTTGCCTAATTGTCGATAATTCATACAAACTCCTTTATATAATGTGACTACTCCCAACGATAGAGCAGTTGGGCTTCTTGGCGGTCAATCCGCCTGACGTTGTAGCCCCAACGTCAATATGTTTATCGCAGCATTGTGGTCTCTG is a genomic window of Gemmatimonadota bacterium containing:
- a CDS encoding phytanoyl-CoA dioxygenase family protein, translating into MKYWKPSAEQKHQWKEKGFFIERNVVPESIAFDMRGVIKNELLKPEPSGNPNPDPMDPMGDTPEARALRFRKLGNFCVESPLIWHTFHTGREMLAMARYFLGNDIIVKFNSVFVKPAKTGSATPWHQDNGLWRDGETEPFNAWMALDPATRENGCMQFVPGSHKGEIIQHVMYEDSIHGELPRDLVKTRIEQRGTEHIELNPGDVVCWHSSLWHYSPPNPSPNSRIAIAGVWTNPKINAGRMRPLHRWGMKNGEICTAFPPEFVQNENGKPHHPGNFPKASQ
- a CDS encoding aldo/keto reductase; this encodes MNYRQLGKDGADIPIIGLGAWPIGGGMGNMDDRDSIDTVRTAIDSGITLLDTAQAYRTSEATLGRALKDGYRERCFLATKVSRQYSRGDIESAIENSLRNLDVDYVDLYQIHSWNPQYPIEESMETMARLQEQGKTRFIGVSNFNAAQMQQAYDIAPFHSNQPRYNMFDRSIEAEDLDFCRQTGIGILAHSPLGKGLLTGKYAPGHVFSEGDERAGSPRFQGDLFARYLAVADELQSVAADKNMTMVQLAIAWLLRREEVTCVLVGAKNSDQVKEHVGAADVAFSDDELERIEKILQHTPSGF
- a CDS encoding phytanoyl-CoA dioxygenase family protein; amino-acid sequence: MDAKKWLQHCATEAQIRQFNDEGYLIVEDALSPDLLARLNDAVDRVEAREREAKGLKPDALLKKFRTVVEDDVFLELLDNPKTFPLLWDILGWNIQLYISHLIVYPPEQKKDKIHQGGWHQDGGRPVPEMERPHPRLSLKISYWLSDVDTPEHGAMQIVPRSHKLDTKPEGSDAGDGVLPVCVKAGTAVLFDRRMWHRRGINTSDITRRVLFFGYSYRWLRGLDYNLMPENILSKCDPIRRQLLGDGIDVKGWWQPTEADVPLKSWLREHKGEEYLEALG
- a CDS encoding amino acid permease, whose protein sequence is MNKQGTIERSIGLAGATGVGIGAIVGGGILALAGVAYATTGPATLLVFAANGVIAVLTALSFAEMSTAFPQSGGTYTFAKNVLSVRAAFAFGWVGWFASIVAGVLYAMGFASYAAIALQECVRLLFGVAPEWLLGQAMVATLAICATAYYAFGLIRTSGGGDNWINFAKMAVFAVLIGGGLWALTGKSLTTIHTSLTPFLTHGTAGFFKAMGYTFIALQGFDLIAAVAGEVRTPERTLPRAMLLSLAAALGVYLPLLFVIATVGVPPGQTIGGLSANHPEVVVALAARHFLGATGFWLVLIAAILSMLSALQANLLAASRVALTMAQDRTLPAPIGEVHIRHKTPITAICVSALTMATLLMVVPDVAAAGAAASLIFLISFAMTHWTSILARTRRRTPAPFQTPLFPLIPVTGGLCCAGLALFQAISVPTAGLISAVWLGLGGLLYWALLARRARVVDASAEALDPQLLQMRGRSPLVLVPVANPQNASAMVAVAHALAPPGVGRVLLLSVVATPEEEWREEEPPHTLRDTQTVIREAVTASFAAGMAPEALMTIAPQPWPEIVRVSRVHRCESLLLGLSDVNSAHLEELISSVSCDVVVLHAPPGWHLKNVHRVLVPTRSLGAHDKFRARLLGSLCRTGKREVTFLQILPEHMSDFQCDRAQRRLTQFANEEVPTRADALVVRHNKPLEAITDMANNYDLTVLGLERIDKNRRQFGQLAPALAQNITCATIMISRRG
- a CDS encoding amidohydrolase family protein, yielding MIIDPHLHVWSDDEETYPYGPSQPHEAGSVELLFETMADAGVDKAVIVQPIHYLFDNRYVADCLKRYPDKLAAQALVDPTSPDAADELERLHREEGFGGMRIHLSRYGDPAGLAAHDKDPLWARARDLGLCFNLFGGAEDHAPVEPIIARFPEVNVVVDHIAGIPVDEPDPKPLLTNLLNWGQYPNVHVKISNVGQRSNMPYPHRDTHDMIKRIYDVYGPERLMWGTDFPHVFRSCGYKGSLDLIRDHMFFNDDDLEWILCKTILKLWSFDERG